One genomic window of Blastocatellia bacterium includes the following:
- a CDS encoding carboxypeptidase regulatory-like domain-containing protein yields MVRKILFALVAVVIAATGARGGTSVQTVTGTLEGRVTDMREAAIAGATITAINMDTGLERKTVTTGDGFYRIPYLPLGRYRVSAEAQGFKIVTKEGVEVRLNETTVVPFSLEPAPVREEVTVTVTDIPTINTTSGEIKTSFDSQVITDRPLATRNFLSLAEIVPGFQSNIFSGQNNPTLSTGSSINFNGTGTRGATFQTDGVNNDDSSENQNRQGVNISTIKQFQILTNNFSAEFGRGYGAVVLVQTKSGTNEIHGDVYWFHQNSRLNANSFFNNAAGSRVNPVTGKFGPVAPVPPSRRHQYGFTAGGPLKKNRIFWFGSFEQTRLGGSITLTRDILLPNERTPDPSVTDPADRKWIQDQINRFPNVLPNNPASPRAFTTTTLFSWPDEDYTGRLDFRLSDRDNLVIRYQYTRQKRQTADVIIGEQAFQNHKQQNLGLTETHIFSPTTVGEVRLGLGLRTTLVNIAAGNDTPVIRFSGTTFPSIIGNAGAFPIQRYQTDWQFVYNLTTLRGDRHNLKFGTDIRRGRLDDLADNFSRGFWTFATFGGFNAYQNFLRGFVSTFTKGYGEFFLENRLLEGNYYVQDDIRVTPRFILNLGFRHEIVAAPKEIRDRISYGYGTDADNVEPRVGFAWSPTVERGWLARVIGAPGNFVIRGGYGIFHGRQFQSIFAQGGAGIRFNPPRAALLSFFNSSRVSDPTGGFVFTPGPPTARVSVTFADPNLQLPYTQQWNLTLERQFPWQVAVSVSYNGNRGIGFPFYDWSNRAEFPACAPNHPFVTERFRGVCFDKIDPNLNNSNPAPGFISRVQPRINERRPDPRYSNVLTVTNASWSYYHGLQLRVDKRLSSGLSFNIAWTWSKAIDTGSEATFSGLDANAATSKVNAARSLRAVSAFDTPHRLTINYSYYLPFFKNLKGVLGHLLSGWQIAGTTTFASGNPFTVFIGYDFNADGIGFDRPHVVDARVLGRSVDNPRPDPSNPSRQIAQAQLPASAFFPNANVPTDQWPFAPGLANVGNLGRNTFRADGTNNWDFGLYKNFKVTETHSVSFRAEFYNVFNHPTFSAPVQTVTATTFGRITSQRNSPRFLQFAFRYIF; encoded by the coding sequence ATGGTAAGAAAAATATTGTTCGCTCTCGTCGCGGTCGTGATCGCGGCGACGGGTGCACGGGGAGGCACTTCTGTGCAGACGGTGACCGGTACATTGGAGGGAAGAGTCACCGATATGCGCGAGGCCGCCATCGCCGGCGCTACGATCACGGCCATCAATATGGATACGGGTCTGGAGAGAAAAACAGTGACGACAGGTGACGGATTTTACCGGATCCCCTATCTTCCGCTCGGGCGTTATCGGGTGTCAGCCGAGGCCCAGGGCTTTAAGATTGTCACCAAGGAGGGTGTGGAGGTTCGACTCAACGAAACCACGGTCGTCCCCTTCAGCCTCGAACCTGCACCTGTCCGCGAGGAAGTGACCGTCACGGTCACAGACATTCCCACCATTAACACAACGAGCGGAGAGATCAAGACCTCGTTCGATTCCCAGGTCATAACCGATCGTCCTCTGGCGACGCGAAATTTCCTGAGCCTCGCCGAAATCGTTCCCGGATTTCAAAGTAACATCTTTTCTGGTCAGAACAACCCCACGCTTTCAACCGGAAGCTCGATCAACTTTAACGGGACGGGCACGCGGGGAGCAACTTTCCAAACTGATGGGGTGAATAACGACGACTCCTCCGAGAATCAGAATCGCCAGGGCGTGAACATCAGCACGATCAAGCAATTTCAGATCCTCACCAACAACTTCTCGGCCGAGTTCGGGCGCGGCTACGGTGCTGTTGTGCTGGTGCAAACGAAATCAGGAACCAATGAGATTCACGGAGACGTCTACTGGTTCCACCAGAACAGCCGACTGAACGCCAATAGCTTCTTCAATAACGCTGCGGGGAGCCGTGTCAATCCGGTGACCGGGAAGTTCGGTCCTGTAGCTCCTGTGCCTCCCAGTCGCCGACATCAATACGGTTTCACAGCCGGTGGACCTCTGAAGAAAAATCGCATCTTCTGGTTCGGCAGCTTTGAGCAAACGCGTCTTGGCGGATCAATTACGCTCACGCGCGACATTCTTTTGCCCAATGAGCGTACACCCGATCCGTCGGTGACCGACCCCGCGGATCGCAAATGGATTCAGGATCAGATTAACCGATTCCCCAACGTTCTACCGAACAATCCGGCGAGCCCGCGCGCCTTCACGACCACTACTCTCTTTAGTTGGCCGGATGAGGACTACACCGGGCGTCTGGATTTCCGGCTGAGCGATCGCGATAATCTCGTCATCCGATACCAGTACACGCGCCAGAAACGGCAAACGGCCGACGTGATCATCGGCGAGCAAGCGTTCCAGAATCACAAACAGCAAAATCTCGGCCTCACCGAAACCCATATTTTCAGCCCCACGACGGTCGGGGAAGTACGTCTCGGCCTGGGATTGCGCACGACGCTGGTGAACATCGCTGCCGGCAATGACACTCCCGTTATCCGGTTCAGCGGGACGACGTTCCCCTCCATCATCGGGAATGCTGGAGCCTTTCCCATTCAGCGTTATCAAACTGACTGGCAGTTCGTGTACAACCTGACGACGCTTCGGGGCGATCGCCATAACCTCAAGTTCGGAACGGACATCCGACGGGGGCGACTCGATGATCTGGCCGATAACTTCTCGCGAGGATTTTGGACCTTTGCGACCTTTGGCGGATTCAATGCCTACCAGAATTTTCTGCGCGGATTCGTGAGCACCTTCACGAAAGGGTATGGCGAATTCTTCCTGGAGAATCGGCTGCTCGAGGGCAACTACTACGTTCAAGATGACATTCGCGTGACGCCTCGATTTATCCTGAACCTTGGCTTCCGTCACGAGATCGTGGCCGCACCAAAAGAAATTCGAGACCGAATCTCCTACGGGTATGGAACCGATGCCGACAACGTCGAGCCCCGCGTGGGATTTGCCTGGAGCCCGACGGTCGAACGCGGCTGGCTGGCGCGGGTCATTGGAGCCCCGGGCAATTTTGTGATTCGCGGCGGCTACGGGATATTTCATGGCCGGCAGTTCCAATCCATCTTCGCCCAGGGCGGCGCCGGAATTCGTTTCAATCCTCCACGAGCGGCACTGCTGAGCTTCTTTAACTCGTCGCGTGTGTCCGATCCGACGGGAGGTTTTGTCTTCACGCCCGGTCCCCCAACGGCCCGCGTGTCGGTGACGTTTGCCGATCCCAACCTGCAATTACCTTACACCCAGCAGTGGAACCTCACCCTGGAGCGACAATTCCCCTGGCAAGTCGCTGTGAGCGTGAGCTATAACGGGAATCGCGGAATTGGATTTCCCTTTTACGACTGGAGTAATCGGGCTGAGTTTCCCGCCTGTGCGCCCAACCATCCCTTTGTCACTGAGCGGTTCCGTGGAGTCTGTTTCGACAAGATTGACCCGAACCTGAATAACTCCAATCCGGCGCCCGGATTCATCTCCCGCGTGCAGCCACGAATCAACGAGCGAAGGCCCGATCCCCGCTACTCCAACGTGCTAACGGTGACCAATGCCTCCTGGAGTTACTATCACGGCTTACAGCTTCGCGTGGACAAGCGACTGAGTAGCGGCTTGTCGTTCAATATCGCCTGGACCTGGAGTAAAGCGATTGATACGGGCTCAGAAGCCACCTTCTCCGGTTTGGACGCAAACGCAGCCACATCAAAGGTCAACGCCGCCCGTAGCCTCCGCGCCGTCAGCGCCTTCGATACTCCCCATCGCCTTACGATCAACTACAGCTACTACCTTCCCTTCTTCAAGAACCTGAAGGGAGTGCTCGGCCATCTTCTGAGTGGTTGGCAAATTGCCGGCACGACGACGTTCGCCTCGGGGAATCCCTTCACCGTGTTCATCGGGTACGACTTTAACGCTGACGGGATCGGATTCGACCGTCCGCACGTTGTTGACGCAAGGGTTCTGGGACGGAGTGTGGATAATCCGCGACCTGATCCGAGCAATCCTTCCCGGCAGATTGCACAGGCTCAACTTCCCGCCTCGGCTTTCTTCCCCAATGCGAATGTCCCGACGGACCAGTGGCCGTTCGCACCCGGATTGGCGAATGTCGGTAACCTGGGCCGCAATACATTCCGTGCCGATGGGACCAATAACTGGGACTTCGGGCTCTATAAGAACTTTAAGGTGACCGAGACACACAGCGTCTCGTTCCGGGCCGAGTTCTATAACGTGTTCAACCACCCGACCTTCAGTGCTCCCGTCCAGACGGTGACCGCGACGACATTCGGGCGGATTACAAGCCAGCGGAACTCGCCGCGGTTTCTCCAGTTCGCCTTCCGCTACATCTTCTGA
- a CDS encoding nucleotidyltransferase domain-containing protein, whose protein sequence is MKTFSLAPGERDMVRSVIREALAEEQAVVFAYLYGSFIASGGFNDIDVALWVDEAQMEDEGERFEYQLDLTVRIERYVRPFPVDLVLLNAAPLPLRFRVVSEGEFLVSKVEAKRIEFEERTRMLSFDFLPHLDVYYEKIVPGR, encoded by the coding sequence GTGAAAACTTTTTCGCTGGCGCCGGGCGAGCGGGACATGGTTCGTTCGGTCATACGGGAGGCACTCGCCGAGGAGCAAGCCGTCGTCTTTGCCTATCTCTATGGGTCTTTTATTGCTTCGGGAGGGTTCAATGATATTGATGTTGCCCTCTGGGTGGATGAGGCGCAGATGGAGGATGAGGGCGAACGGTTTGAGTATCAACTGGACCTTACTGTCCGCATTGAGCGCTACGTGCGTCCGTTCCCCGTTGACCTCGTGTTACTCAACGCGGCGCCGCTTCCGTTGCGATTCCGAGTCGTGAGCGAGGGCGAATTCCTCGTCTCCAAAGTCGAAGCGAAACGGATCGAATTCGAGGAACGCACGCGGATGCTCTCTTTCGATTTTCTCCCCCATCTGGACGTTTACTACGAGAAGATCGTGCCGGGGAGATGA
- a CDS encoding family 10 glycosylhydrolase, with translation MSEPVADARRAIASEGRVRVCLLLLLCLVLPQIHGARVPANSPAEVRALWVVRTTLTSPDTIKRMVTTARDAGFNTLIVQVRGRGDAYYQSRWEPRAKDLAERDPGFDPLAVTLVEARKAGLKVHAWVNTLLLANLDDLPTMPDHVYHKHPDWLAVHRSVAVPLYHLDPFDPRYRQRLIEACKRDMTELEGLYLSPAHPAVKEHLYSIFMDLIERYDLDGVHFDYVRLPNPAFDYSRVALDRFRREMEKRLTDRERQLLARVAVTDPLVYVNTYPDEWQQFLRDQVTEIVERIYHGVKARKPHVQVSAAVFANDQDAFTRRFQDWGRWLRMGILDIACPMAYTPDTETFRQQIAVAKAHATGRQIWAGIGAYRIPVESAVEKIKTARAIGVEGIVLFSYDSAVRISEVNPSGDYLMRIKTAAFGPAKN, from the coding sequence ATGAGCGAGCCAGTCGCCGACGCCCGCCGTGCGATTGCTTCGGAGGGGCGCGTGAGAGTCTGTTTGCTCCTCTTACTGTGTCTGGTGCTCCCGCAGATCCATGGGGCGCGTGTGCCTGCTAATTCTCCCGCCGAGGTGCGCGCCCTCTGGGTTGTCCGTACCACCTTGACATCGCCCGATACCATTAAACGAATGGTGACAACGGCCAGGGACGCCGGATTTAACACGCTTATTGTCCAAGTGCGCGGACGTGGCGACGCTTATTACCAATCCCGCTGGGAGCCACGGGCAAAGGACCTGGCCGAGCGGGATCCCGGGTTCGACCCGCTGGCTGTGACTCTTGTGGAAGCTCGCAAAGCCGGATTGAAAGTTCACGCGTGGGTCAACACTCTGCTTTTGGCTAACCTGGACGACCTCCCGACGATGCCCGATCATGTTTACCATAAACATCCCGATTGGCTCGCCGTACATCGGTCGGTGGCTGTCCCCCTATATCATCTCGATCCTTTTGATCCCCGGTACCGTCAGCGCCTCATTGAGGCCTGCAAACGAGATATGACGGAACTCGAAGGGCTCTATCTGTCGCCCGCTCACCCCGCCGTAAAGGAGCATCTTTACTCCATCTTCATGGACCTCATCGAACGCTATGACCTCGATGGAGTGCACTTCGATTATGTACGCCTGCCCAATCCGGCATTCGATTACAGCCGCGTGGCTCTCGATCGCTTTCGCAGGGAGATGGAGAAGCGCTTGACGGACCGCGAGCGCCAATTGCTCGCGCGTGTTGCTGTGACCGATCCGCTCGTCTACGTTAACACCTATCCCGATGAATGGCAGCAATTCTTGCGCGATCAGGTGACTGAGATTGTCGAACGCATCTATCACGGGGTGAAAGCACGAAAGCCTCATGTTCAGGTGAGCGCTGCCGTCTTCGCCAATGATCAAGATGCCTTCACCCGTCGGTTCCAGGACTGGGGACGCTGGTTGCGGATGGGGATTCTGGATATCGCCTGTCCCATGGCCTACACGCCCGATACGGAGACATTTCGCCAGCAAATCGCTGTGGCCAAAGCTCACGCGACGGGGCGCCAGATTTGGGCGGGCATCGGAGCCTATCGCATCCCGGTGGAAAGTGCCGTGGAAAAGATCAAAACCGCCCGGGCAATCGGCGTCGAGGGGATCGTCCTTTTTTCTTATGACAGCGCCGTTCGGATAAGCGAGGTCAATCCGAGCGGCGACTATCTCATGCGCATCAAAACGGCCGCTTTCGGGCCGGCGAAAAACTAA
- a CDS encoding HepT-like ribonuclease domain-containing protein: MNPVDKVKIGELFVEFRKAREILEELKETTVEKVVSHFEKHGAAKYFLIVAVEAAIDIYSHVTSAARPAKGLRRHLSHHGRRGNFPDELVRELEKVAKLRNLLVHLYGRLDDRKVYDILQTWLDDLDRFESCVQRYLGMVPYKVC; this comes from the coding sequence GTGAACCCTGTTGATAAAGTAAAGATCGGGGAGCTGTTTGTAGAGTTTAGGAAGGCCCGAGAGATCTTGGAGGAGTTAAAGGAGACGACGGTCGAAAAGGTGGTGTCGCATTTTGAGAAACATGGCGCGGCTAAATATTTCCTCATCGTGGCCGTCGAAGCGGCAATAGACATCTATAGCCACGTCACAAGCGCGGCTAGGCCAGCCAAAGGATTACGCAGACATCTTTCGCATCATGGGCGACGCGGGAACTTTCCCGATGAGTTAGTCAGGGAGTTAGAGAAGGTGGCGAAGCTGCGAAATCTGCTCGTTCATCTGTATGGACGTCTCGACGATCGGAAGGTTTACGATATCCTCCAGACCTGGCTGGATGACCTTGATCGGTTCGAATCGTGTGTTCAACGCTATTTAGGGATGGTGCCTTATAAGGTCTGCTGA
- a CDS encoding D-aminoacylase — MRERKMFNRLLAVLLLFCTGFVPGQGPKYDVVIKNGRIVDGSGNPWFPADVAVKDGKIAALGWIDPADGGRVIDAQNMIVAPGFIDVHAHVEGGILRNPAAENFLRMGVTTVVTGNCGGSWLPLGEAFRSLETTGISLNLASLIGHNTVRRAVMQDEAREPTPEELERMKQLVDQAMREGAVGLSTGLIYIPGTFAKTDEIIELAKVVARYHGVYASHIRNEENEVVQAITEAITVGEKAGLPVEISHFKISSKKLWGQSPMTTGLVRQARERGLAVTVDQYAYPASSTGLDVLIPSWVHDGGRAKAVERLRDPQMRRKIIGEMIADIRSMGFKDFSYAYVANYRPEPRFNGKNIAQITAEVRKKSTPEQQAEQIIEMFLASDSRVQMVYHKMNERDVEQIMQQPFTMIASDAGVLEFGQGVPHPRGYGNNARVLGRYVREKRLLPLEDAIRKMTSLPAQTFKLWDRGLIRPGMAADLVIFDEKKIIDRATFDNPHQYADGIRYVLVNGQVVINDGVHTGVRPGRVLYGPGKSSSPGG; from the coding sequence ATGAGAGAGCGAAAAATGTTCAATCGGCTCCTGGCAGTATTACTTCTCTTCTGCACCGGTTTTGTACCCGGACAAGGCCCGAAATACGATGTGGTGATTAAGAACGGCCGGATCGTGGATGGAAGCGGTAACCCCTGGTTTCCTGCCGACGTTGCCGTGAAGGATGGGAAGATTGCTGCTCTCGGATGGATTGATCCGGCTGATGGCGGGCGGGTCATTGATGCGCAGAACATGATCGTTGCTCCCGGATTCATTGACGTGCACGCTCACGTTGAAGGGGGAATCCTCCGAAACCCCGCGGCCGAGAATTTCCTGCGGATGGGAGTCACGACTGTTGTCACTGGGAACTGTGGGGGATCATGGTTGCCCTTGGGTGAGGCGTTTCGCTCGCTGGAAACGACGGGCATTTCCCTCAATTTAGCCAGCCTCATCGGGCACAACACGGTCCGCCGCGCTGTGATGCAGGATGAAGCACGGGAACCGACTCCCGAGGAGCTGGAGCGTATGAAGCAGCTCGTGGATCAAGCCATGCGGGAGGGCGCTGTCGGACTTTCCACCGGTCTCATTTACATTCCAGGAACCTTTGCCAAAACCGATGAGATCATCGAGCTGGCGAAGGTAGTCGCCCGCTATCATGGCGTGTACGCCAGCCACATCCGCAATGAGGAAAACGAGGTCGTTCAGGCCATCACCGAAGCCATCACTGTGGGGGAAAAGGCGGGCCTGCCGGTGGAAATCTCCCACTTCAAAATTTCCAGTAAAAAGCTCTGGGGTCAAAGCCCCATGACTACAGGATTGGTCCGTCAGGCCCGCGAGCGCGGATTGGCTGTGACCGTTGATCAGTACGCTTATCCCGCGTCGAGTACGGGACTGGATGTTCTCATCCCAAGTTGGGTTCATGATGGTGGGCGGGCTAAGGCCGTTGAGCGATTACGTGACCCTCAGATGCGGCGCAAGATCATTGGGGAGATGATTGCTGATATTCGCAGCATGGGCTTCAAGGATTTCTCCTACGCTTACGTGGCGAACTATCGCCCGGAACCCCGATTCAACGGTAAGAACATCGCCCAGATCACAGCGGAGGTGCGCAAAAAGAGCACGCCCGAACAACAGGCCGAACAGATCATTGAGATGTTTTTGGCCAGCGACAGCCGCGTTCAGATGGTCTATCACAAGATGAACGAACGCGATGTGGAACAGATTATGCAGCAGCCGTTCACCATGATTGCATCGGATGCGGGAGTGCTGGAGTTCGGTCAGGGAGTGCCGCATCCGCGAGGTTACGGTAACAATGCGCGCGTGCTTGGTCGGTATGTGCGGGAGAAACGATTGCTCCCGCTGGAGGACGCAATCCGCAAAATGACTTCGCTTCCGGCGCAGACCTTTAAACTGTGGGATCGGGGCCTGATTCGCCCCGGGATGGCTGCCGACCTTGTCATTTTCGACGAGAAAAAGATCATTGATCGAGCGACGTTCGATAACCCCCACCAATATGCAGATGGGATTCGTTATGTTCTCGTCAACGGCCAGGTGGTCATCAACGACGGCGTTCACACGGGAGTGCGGCCAGGGCGAGTCCTCTATGGGCCCGGGAAATCCAGCTCCCCGGGTGGATGA
- a CDS encoding response regulator, which translates to MGVEVSVAHTSGWVDATERREGVDGMEEDVDNSGRLTHTAGPYSVQTTAAPVRFTPDHGNGKGKLILVADDELVLLRLTQRILHLNGFRVLEARNGQEAVDLYRQHQAEIDLVILDAMMPGLSGLEACQHIRRVNPEAKIILSTGYTEGDDVYNKIMTLSRVHFVQKPYSAQQLVALVREVLDH; encoded by the coding sequence TTGGGTGTAGAAGTCTCGGTCGCCCATACAAGCGGTTGGGTGGATGCGACAGAACGGCGAGAAGGGGTGGACGGTATGGAGGAGGACGTGGATAACAGTGGAAGACTGACTCATACCGCTGGACCGTACTCCGTGCAAACGACGGCAGCGCCCGTTCGCTTTACCCCGGATCATGGCAACGGCAAGGGCAAGCTCATTCTGGTGGCTGATGATGAGCTGGTACTTCTCCGCTTGACTCAGCGGATCCTTCACCTCAATGGCTTCCGCGTGCTGGAAGCACGGAATGGACAGGAAGCCGTTGATCTTTACAGGCAACACCAGGCTGAGATTGATCTTGTCATCCTTGACGCCATGATGCCCGGGCTCAGCGGCCTGGAGGCCTGCCAGCACATCCGACGCGTCAACCCCGAGGCAAAGATCATCCTCTCGACAGGGTATACCGAAGGCGACGACGTCTACAACAAGATTATGACCCTCTCCCGCGTACACTTCGTGCAGAAGCCATACTCGGCGCAGCAGCTCGTTGCCCTCGTTCGCGAGGTTCTCGATCATTGA
- a CDS encoding response regulator has translation MNAKRILVVDDSPIELRLTSRLLAQAGYETVTALTGEQALRFALEVRVDGILLDIHMPGMDGFEVCRLLKENPTTARLPVILYSVRDQVTDVLQGEEVGADDFVAKSAGKERLLRSLEHLLGRCEDSELPGSRFDFSSLEPVAARLAPDVLARTISREFARTVRPILEEVLDAPSAEQLLNLAIKKVANRFSFFGESASSYPFVEERLGNVSVSEILEGFGRLADAIDALMAKVAAAGVYTAGHLRAVTPTHADEVRSALGTLIQRVCDVILEQSRGEEPDSRIAAPGPSEADRAMAEVAARTSGASRTFVIHLDGDGLIVNSDATVLEILGYDQMTLLGSYFQMIVDESSHDDLASLLASVKATGHGEGTLVFKKHNGDRLSGRISLAALYDPLGQFVMARGRIALGISESGAVGGL, from the coding sequence GTGAATGCCAAACGGATATTGGTTGTTGATGATTCCCCAATTGAGCTGAGGCTGACGTCCCGGTTGTTAGCGCAAGCCGGATACGAGACGGTGACGGCTCTTACGGGGGAACAAGCATTGAGATTCGCCCTGGAGGTTCGAGTTGATGGGATTTTGCTTGATATTCACATGCCGGGGATGGACGGATTTGAGGTCTGCCGATTGCTCAAGGAGAATCCGACGACGGCTCGATTACCGGTGATTCTTTACAGTGTGCGGGATCAGGTAACTGACGTGCTCCAGGGCGAAGAAGTGGGTGCAGATGACTTCGTTGCCAAAAGTGCAGGGAAGGAGCGTCTGCTGCGCTCTCTGGAGCATCTCCTGGGGCGATGTGAGGATTCCGAACTGCCGGGCTCGCGCTTCGATTTCAGTTCGCTGGAGCCGGTTGCCGCTCGGCTTGCACCCGATGTGCTTGCCCGAACAATCTCCCGCGAATTTGCGCGTACAGTCCGACCCATTCTGGAAGAAGTTCTCGATGCGCCATCAGCCGAGCAGCTCCTGAATCTGGCCATCAAGAAGGTAGCAAATCGGTTTTCGTTCTTCGGCGAGTCGGCGTCATCTTATCCTTTTGTCGAGGAGCGACTGGGTAATGTTTCGGTGAGTGAAATTCTTGAGGGTTTTGGCAGACTCGCCGATGCCATTGATGCTCTTATGGCGAAGGTGGCAGCGGCCGGTGTCTATACGGCTGGCCATCTGAGAGCGGTTACGCCGACACATGCCGATGAGGTCAGGAGCGCACTCGGAACCCTTATACAGAGGGTGTGCGACGTTATCCTTGAACAGTCGCGAGGGGAGGAACCCGACAGCAGGATCGCTGCTCCAGGACCGTCGGAGGCCGATCGCGCTATGGCGGAAGTGGCTGCCCGGACGTCTGGGGCATCGCGGACTTTCGTTATTCATCTGGACGGTGATGGGCTGATCGTCAACAGTGATGCGACGGTACTGGAAATTCTCGGCTACGACCAGATGACGCTACTAGGGAGTTATTTTCAGATGATTGTGGACGAGTCTTCTCATGATGACCTGGCCTCTCTTCTTGCGTCGGTGAAGGCGACGGGACACGGCGAGGGGACGTTGGTCTTTAAGAAGCACAATGGGGACCGGCTGTCAGGCCGCATCAGCCTGGCCGCTCTTTACGACCCGCTCGGGCAGTTTGTCATGGCCCGGGGACGGATCGCACTCGGAATCAGCGAATCAGGTGCTGTCGGGGGACTTTAG